A stretch of the Nosocomiicoccus ampullae genome encodes the following:
- a CDS encoding proline dehydrogenase family protein, whose product MAVLRDFFINLSEIKPVNDATKKMGLRFGAQHVVGGVKTSDTVDKIRELNQKGMSVTVDNLGEFIEDRAQAEYEKGLILEMMEAIYDNNLNAHFSVKLTQLGLNLGDDYVLENMREIMDMAKKSGNIFVNIDMENYASKEKTLKVLDELLKDYDNVGTVIQSYLFDSMFDVEKYKDVRLRLVKGAYKEDPNIAYQSKNDIDGNFFELIKYRLTHGEGFTSIATHDHNIINRVIDFVEANDISHDKFEFQMLYGFRSDYQKEIVDEGYNFTVYVPYGNDWYAYFMRRLAERPQNLNLLVKSVTHNKKFKIGAVAAGAVGAGLFATKLFKK is encoded by the coding sequence ATGGCAGTATTACGTGATTTTTTTATTAATTTATCTGAAATCAAACCGGTAAACGACGCGACGAAAAAAATGGGCTTACGTTTTGGCGCTCAACACGTTGTTGGCGGAGTTAAAACATCGGATACGGTTGATAAAATTCGTGAATTAAATCAAAAAGGTATGTCTGTAACTGTTGACAACCTAGGAGAATTCATCGAAGATCGTGCGCAAGCAGAATACGAAAAAGGTTTAATTTTAGAAATGATGGAAGCGATTTACGATAATAATCTTAATGCGCATTTCTCAGTAAAATTAACACAACTCGGTCTAAATTTAGGCGATGACTATGTCCTAGAAAACATGCGTGAAATAATGGATATGGCGAAAAAGTCAGGTAATATATTCGTCAATATTGACATGGAAAACTACGCTTCTAAAGAAAAGACCTTAAAAGTGTTAGATGAATTACTTAAAGATTACGATAATGTTGGTACTGTAATTCAAAGTTACCTATTTGATAGTATGTTTGACGTTGAAAAATATAAAGACGTGCGTTTACGTTTAGTAAAAGGTGCGTACAAAGAAGACCCAAATATCGCTTACCAGTCTAAAAATGATATTGATGGGAACTTCTTTGAACTTATTAAATATCGCTTAACACATGGTGAAGGATTTACTTCTATCGCAACACATGATCATAACATTATAAACCGTGTGATTGATTTTGTTGAAGCAAACGATATTTCTCACGATAAATTTGAGTTCCAAATGTTATATGGATTTAGAAGCGACTATCAAAAAGAAATTGTCGATGAAGGATATAACTTCACAGTTTACGTACCCTACGGTAATGATTGGTACGCTTACTTTATGAGACGTCTTGCAGAACGTCCTCAAAATTTAAATTTACTCGTTAAATCAGTAACGCACAATAAGAAGTTTAAAATTGGTGCTGTAGCTGCTGGTGCGGTCGGTGCAGGACTTTTCGCAACAAAACTTTTTAAAAAGTAA
- a CDS encoding alpha/beta fold hydrolase codes for MWKWEIEGKAKGIVVILHDMLEHHEYYLDLISKFNSEGYHALIGDLPGHGQTTRINKGHVDDFKQYIDRLKEWVDDASLYELPIIVVGQGLGGLIVTEALKEGELNIDGAVLLNPLYTFKQSFMNRKNLLKSSIRLTSDNSKFKLGIRMDSFTTDKKVLEQYKNDDLLIKEVSYHWYTAINNRMNDIKDTMNEVNVPVLSIHSNENDIVDVDRNVKILKEIDSDYLKLVRLNNIEHGIFQRENVNVPFYHVKRFLEDLNYHIGFID; via the coding sequence ATGTGGAAATGGGAAATTGAAGGTAAGGCGAAAGGAATTGTTGTCATCTTACATGATATGTTAGAGCATCATGAATATTATTTAGACTTAATTTCAAAATTTAATAGTGAGGGATATCACGCACTTATTGGAGATTTACCTGGTCACGGACAAACAACGCGCATTAATAAAGGTCATGTTGATGATTTTAAGCAATACATCGACCGACTAAAAGAGTGGGTCGATGATGCGAGCCTTTACGAATTGCCGATTATCGTTGTCGGTCAAGGTCTTGGTGGACTGATAGTAACTGAGGCCTTAAAAGAAGGCGAGTTAAATATTGATGGTGCAGTTTTATTAAATCCGTTATATACGTTCAAGCAGTCATTTATGAACCGTAAAAATTTATTAAAATCGTCGATTCGTTTAACGAGCGACAACTCTAAATTTAAACTCGGCATTCGTATGGATAGCTTTACTACGGATAAAAAGGTTTTAGAACAATATAAAAATGACGATCTTCTCATTAAAGAAGTGAGTTATCACTGGTACACTGCAATTAACAATCGTATGAATGATATTAAAGATACGATGAATGAAGTAAACGTACCAGTACTTAGCATTCACTCTAACGAAAATGATATTGTTGATGTCGACAGAAACGTTAAGATTTTAAAAGAAATCGATTCAGATTATTTAAAACTTGTTCGTCTAAATAATATTGAACATGGTATTTTCCAAAGAGAAAATGTAAATGTTCCGTTTTACCATGTCAAACGTTTCTTAGAAGATTTAAACTATCATATTGGATTTATCGATTAA
- a CDS encoding tRNA (mnm(5)s(2)U34)-methyltransferase, which translates to MLNRVLDQSKQFALDILHSHSIAVDATSGNGNDTLFLLDNISKGKVYAFDIQQQAIESTKEKVSNHKHIENLALINDSHENVLKYVDRDIDVAMFNLGFLPNADKTITTLSHSTIVAINRILSKLSVGGRVIITIYHGHKNGKDEKRAVLEFAESLDQHFYNVLMYRFINQKNNAPFIIVIERRRLNR; encoded by the coding sequence ATGTTAAATAGAGTACTTGATCAAAGTAAACAGTTCGCTTTAGACATATTACACAGTCATTCAATCGCAGTTGACGCAACGAGCGGAAATGGTAACGACACACTATTTTTACTCGATAATATTTCTAAAGGTAAAGTATATGCGTTTGATATTCAGCAACAAGCGATTGAATCGACTAAAGAAAAAGTTTCAAATCATAAACACATTGAAAATTTAGCGCTCATAAACGACAGTCACGAAAACGTCCTAAAATACGTAGATAGAGACATAGATGTCGCTATGTTTAACTTAGGGTTTTTACCAAATGCCGATAAAACAATCACAACTCTCAGTCATTCAACGATTGTAGCGATTAATCGTATCCTCTCAAAATTATCAGTTGGAGGACGTGTGATTATTACAATTTACCACGGTCATAAAAATGGTAAAGATGAAAAACGTGCCGTTCTAGAATTCGCTGAGTCACTAGATCAACATTTTTATAATGTTTTAATGTACCGCTTCATTAATCAAAAAAACAATGCACCATTTATAATTGTAATTGAACGTAGAAGACTTAATCGATAA
- the metK gene encoding methionine adenosyltransferase, with product MERRLFTSESVTEGHPDKVADQISDAILDEIIKDDKDARVACETVVNTGLAMIVGEISTSTYVDIPKIVRNTVKSIGYTNAEFGYDYKTMSVLTGIDEQSLDIAQGVDGEGDNESKEKGTTGAGDQGLMFGYATDETEEFMPLPITLAHKLARRLTEVRKNDVLDYLRPDGKTQVTVEYDENDTPLRIDTIVVSSQHDEKVSHEKIKSDIKEEVIDFIIPEELVDENTRIIINPTGRFVIGGPHGDAGLTGRKIIVDTYGGYARHGGGAFSGKDPTKVDRSAAYAARYIAKNIVASGLSKQCEIQLSYAIGVADPVSISVNTFGTGKLEDYKIAEAIRKEFKLTPDGIIKMLDLQRPIYKQTASYGHFGRHDIDLPWEKLDKTDVLKSYLN from the coding sequence ATGGAACGTAGATTATTTACGTCAGAATCAGTTACAGAAGGACATCCAGATAAAGTCGCAGACCAAATTTCAGATGCGATTTTAGATGAGATTATTAAAGACGATAAAGATGCACGTGTGGCTTGTGAAACAGTTGTTAATACGGGACTAGCAATGATTGTTGGAGAAATATCAACGTCTACTTATGTCGACATCCCTAAAATTGTTAGAAATACAGTAAAATCTATTGGTTATACGAACGCTGAGTTTGGCTACGATTATAAAACGATGTCAGTACTTACAGGAATCGACGAGCAGTCTCTAGATATCGCACAAGGTGTAGATGGTGAAGGTGATAACGAGTCTAAAGAAAAAGGGACAACTGGGGCAGGGGACCAAGGCTTAATGTTTGGTTATGCTACAGACGAGACTGAGGAATTTATGCCATTACCAATTACACTCGCGCATAAACTCGCGCGTCGTCTAACAGAAGTACGTAAAAATGATGTTTTAGATTATCTTCGTCCAGACGGAAAAACTCAAGTGACTGTTGAGTACGACGAAAATGATACACCACTACGCATCGATACAATCGTTGTTTCATCTCAACACGATGAAAAAGTGTCTCATGAAAAAATTAAGTCAGACATTAAAGAAGAGGTTATTGACTTTATTATTCCTGAAGAATTAGTGGATGAAAACACACGTATTATTATTAATCCGACGGGTCGATTTGTCATCGGTGGCCCTCACGGAGATGCAGGGTTAACAGGACGCAAAATTATTGTAGATACTTATGGTGGATACGCTAGACACGGTGGTGGCGCATTTAGTGGTAAAGATCCGACAAAAGTTGACCGTTCTGCAGCTTACGCAGCAAGATACATTGCGAAAAATATTGTCGCAAGTGGACTCTCAAAGCAATGTGAAATACAGTTATCATACGCGATTGGAGTCGCTGATCCAGTCTCTATCTCAGTGAATACATTTGGTACTGGTAAGCTTGAAGACTATAAAATTGCTGAAGCAATTCGTAAAGAATTCAAGTTAACACCAGACGGTATTATTAAAATGTTAGATTTACAGCGTCCAATTTATAAGCAAACAGCAAGCTACGGTCATTTTGGTCGACATGACATTGATTTACCATGGGAAAAACTTGATAAGACAGATGTTTTAAAATCTTATTTAAACTAG
- the leuS gene encoding leucine--tRNA ligase has protein sequence MSYNHRKIEEKWQNYWLDNKTFKTDTSDFSKEKYYVLDMFPYPSGSGLHVGHPKGYTATDILARYKRMEGYNVLHPMGWDAFGLPAEQYAIDTGNDIHEFNEKNIDNFRRQIQELGFSYDWDREINTTDSNYYKWTQWIFTKLYEKGLAYVDEVPVNWCPALGTVLANEEVIDGLSERGGHPVIRKPMRQWVLKITEYADRLLEDLDDLDWPESLKDMQRNWIGRSEGANVTFEIKDSSETFTVFTTRPDTLFGSTYAVLAPEHDLVEKITTDDQRESVEEYVEKASHKSDLERTELQKDKTGVFTGSYAVNPFSGETMPIFVADYVLVSYGTGAIMAVPGHDDRDFEFAEKFDLEIKRVVDSEEELPYTGDGHHVNSSFLDGLNNEEAIKKAIDHLEELKAGEAKVTYKLRDWLFSRQRYWGEPIPIIHWEDGTSSAVPEDELPLELPKMDQIKPSGTGESPLANNEEWLTVIREDGVKGRRETNTMPQWAGSCWYYIRYIDPTNDELIADPEKLKHWLSVDLYVGGAEHAVLHLLYARFWHKFLYDLGVVPTKEPFQKLFNQGMILGEGNEKMSKSKGNVVNPDDITKSHGADTLRLYEMFMGPLDASVEWTTTGVDGARRFLDRVWRLLIDESGQLRETVVNEETVKLDKVYNETIKKVTEDFDNMHFNTAISQMMVFVNEAYKVDEISIDYAKGLVKVLSPIAPHIAEELWEKLGETDTISYAKWPTFDESKLVEDEVEILVQVLGKPKARIMMDPTLSKDEIEKIALNDEKVKEAIEGKTIRKVIVVPGKLVNIVAN, from the coding sequence ATGTCATATAATCATCGTAAAATTGAAGAAAAATGGCAAAATTATTGGTTAGATAACAAAACGTTTAAAACTGACACAAGTGACTTTAGCAAAGAGAAATATTACGTATTAGATATGTTCCCTTATCCTTCAGGTTCAGGACTACACGTTGGTCACCCAAAAGGATATACAGCAACAGATATTTTAGCGCGTTATAAACGTATGGAAGGATATAATGTCCTGCACCCAATGGGATGGGATGCATTTGGTTTACCAGCAGAGCAGTACGCGATTGACACTGGTAATGACATTCATGAATTTAATGAAAAAAACATTGATAATTTCCGTCGTCAAATTCAAGAACTTGGTTTCTCTTACGACTGGGACCGTGAAATTAATACGACAGATTCAAATTATTACAAATGGACACAGTGGATTTTTACTAAATTATATGAAAAAGGACTTGCATATGTCGATGAAGTGCCAGTGAACTGGTGTCCAGCACTCGGTACAGTGCTTGCAAATGAAGAAGTTATCGATGGATTATCAGAACGTGGAGGGCATCCAGTCATTCGTAAACCAATGCGTCAATGGGTGTTAAAAATTACTGAGTACGCAGATCGTTTACTTGAAGATTTAGACGACTTAGATTGGCCAGAATCATTAAAAGATATGCAGCGTAACTGGATTGGTCGTTCTGAAGGTGCGAATGTAACGTTTGAAATTAAAGATAGTAGCGAAACATTTACAGTATTTACGACGCGACCAGATACGTTATTCGGGTCAACATACGCGGTGCTCGCACCTGAACATGATTTAGTAGAAAAGATTACGACTGACGATCAAAGAGAATCAGTCGAAGAATATGTTGAAAAAGCATCACATAAATCAGATTTAGAACGTACAGAGCTTCAAAAAGATAAAACAGGAGTCTTTACTGGAAGCTATGCGGTGAATCCATTTAGTGGTGAAACGATGCCGATTTTTGTCGCGGATTATGTTCTTGTATCTTACGGAACAGGTGCAATTATGGCAGTGCCAGGACATGACGACAGAGACTTTGAATTTGCTGAAAAATTCGATTTAGAAATTAAACGTGTCGTTGATAGTGAAGAAGAATTACCATATACTGGCGACGGTCATCATGTAAATTCAAGTTTCTTAGACGGATTAAACAATGAAGAAGCAATTAAAAAAGCAATCGACCATTTAGAAGAGTTAAAAGCCGGAGAGGCGAAAGTAACATACAAGTTACGCGACTGGCTATTCTCTAGACAACGTTACTGGGGAGAACCAATTCCAATTATTCACTGGGAAGACGGCACATCATCGGCAGTACCTGAAGATGAATTACCATTAGAACTACCAAAGATGGATCAAATTAAACCGTCAGGTACAGGTGAATCACCACTTGCAAACAATGAAGAATGGTTAACAGTTATCCGCGAAGACGGAGTTAAAGGACGCCGTGAAACAAACACGATGCCTCAATGGGCGGGGTCTTGCTGGTATTACATTCGTTATATCGATCCAACGAATGATGAATTAATTGCAGACCCAGAAAAATTAAAACACTGGTTATCTGTTGATTTATACGTTGGTGGAGCAGAACACGCTGTACTTCACTTACTATACGCTAGATTCTGGCATAAATTCTTATATGACTTAGGTGTTGTACCTACAAAAGAACCGTTCCAAAAGTTATTTAACCAAGGAATGATTCTTGGAGAGGGTAACGAAAAAATGTCTAAATCTAAGGGTAACGTTGTGAATCCAGATGACATTACTAAAAGTCACGGAGCGGACACACTGCGTCTATACGAAATGTTTATGGGACCGTTAGACGCTTCAGTTGAATGGACGACAACAGGTGTAGACGGTGCAAGAAGATTCTTAGACCGTGTATGGAGACTTTTAATTGATGAATCTGGACAACTAAGAGAGACAGTTGTAAACGAAGAAACAGTTAAACTCGACAAAGTTTATAACGAGACGATTAAAAAAGTAACTGAAGACTTTGATAACATGCACTTTAACACAGCAATCTCACAAATGATGGTATTTGTAAATGAGGCGTATAAGGTAGATGAAATTTCTATTGATTATGCTAAAGGTCTCGTAAAAGTACTTTCACCAATCGCACCACATATTGCTGAAGAGCTATGGGAAAAATTAGGTGAAACAGATACAATCTCATATGCTAAATGGCCAACATTTGATGAGTCAAAACTCGTTGAAGATGAAGTAGAAATTCTCGTTCAGGTGCTCGGTAAACCAAAAGCACGTATTATGATGGATCCAACGTTAAGTAAAGATGAAATAGAAAAAATCGCATTAAACGATGAAAAAGTGAAAGAAGCAATTGAAGGAAAAACAATTCGAAAAGTAATTGTCGTACCTGGAAAGCTTGTCAATATCGTAGCGAATTAA
- the ytkD gene encoding RNA deprotection pyrophosphohydrolase, whose translation MKQFNDENGNLVELFFDESIEAKHCLAIPTYKNQYVFTKHKKRGIEFPGGKVEAGETTIDALKREVYEETGGIIKNTEYLGTYKVYEEYPFFKAVYKVSLSNIENKNDYLETNGAVLYDSVEDINEADKSILLKDDCIMYLYKKAKNKNAN comes from the coding sequence ATGAAACAATTTAATGATGAGAATGGAAATTTAGTCGAATTATTTTTTGACGAATCAATTGAAGCAAAGCATTGTCTTGCAATCCCGACATATAAAAATCAGTATGTCTTTACGAAACATAAAAAAAGAGGAATAGAGTTTCCAGGTGGAAAAGTAGAAGCGGGAGAAACGACAATAGATGCTCTAAAACGTGAAGTTTATGAAGAAACCGGAGGAATCATAAAAAATACCGAGTATCTAGGGACTTATAAAGTTTACGAAGAGTATCCATTTTTTAAAGCAGTGTATAAAGTGAGTTTATCTAATATAGAAAATAAAAATGATTACTTAGAAACAAATGGCGCTGTATTATATGACTCAGTTGAAGATATAAATGAAGCGGATAAAAGCATCTTATTAAAAGATGATTGTATTATGTATTTGTATAAAAAAGCTAAAAATAAAAACGCAAATTGA
- a CDS encoding NERD domain-containing protein, translating to MSTDILTEPLFIIVAALLVIIAISFLIYYIKHRNEVTENEKLFKNKEATLIENYEKTQEDERMAHKKELSNLNEKYLEDTTLLNNKLSSLQQFTVDKGEYLTDLALLNFKNKLVTEERIRESDMYILSNIYLPSRNFTNTRKIDHLVLTRTGIYLIDSKYWSGHILHGVTDEQFDEIPYLEGIFQLLNLDSQKEQTLIFEKENDEKVSVNYYNDTIKETETTAEKLRNVLKLQFDVVPIIYFNPKDNGGHTIMNYSTNGNTKVIVGTEQLEDYFNKHVFQGRFQYTVKDLDEIAESLMRLNP from the coding sequence ATGTCTACAGATATATTAACAGAGCCACTTTTTATAATTGTTGCGGCTTTACTTGTAATCATAGCAATTTCATTTTTAATCTATTACATAAAGCATCGTAATGAAGTTACAGAAAATGAAAAATTATTTAAAAATAAAGAAGCGACACTCATTGAAAATTATGAAAAAACACAGGAAGATGAGCGTATGGCTCATAAAAAAGAGTTATCAAATTTAAATGAAAAATATCTAGAAGATACAACATTGTTAAACAATAAATTATCGAGTTTACAACAGTTTACTGTCGATAAGGGTGAATATTTGACAGATCTTGCGTTACTAAACTTTAAAAATAAACTCGTCACTGAAGAAAGAATTCGTGAATCAGATATGTATATTCTTTCTAATATTTACTTACCATCTAGAAACTTTACGAATACGCGTAAAATTGATCATCTTGTTTTAACACGTACAGGAATTTACTTAATTGACTCTAAATATTGGAGTGGACATATTTTACATGGAGTGACAGATGAGCAGTTCGATGAAATCCCATATTTAGAAGGAATTTTCCAACTCTTAAACTTAGATTCGCAAAAAGAACAAACGCTAATTTTTGAAAAAGAAAATGATGAAAAAGTATCTGTTAATTATTATAACGACACAATAAAAGAAACAGAAACAACTGCTGAAAAGCTTAGAAACGTACTTAAATTACAATTTGATGTTGTACCAATCATTTACTTTAACCCTAAAGATAATGGTGGACATACGATTATGAATTATTCTACAAATGGGAATACAAAAGTAATTGTTGGTACTGAGCAGCTTGAAGACTACTTTAATAAGCATGTCTTCCAAGGGCGTTTCCAATATACTGTTAAAGATTTAGATGAAATCGCTGAATCACTGATGCGATTAAACCCATAA
- the pckA gene encoding phosphoenolpyruvate carboxykinase (ATP), with the protein MSNSVNKIEALVKKDSTNNQLSRAELVEAASRRNEGKVASNGAFTATTGKYTGRSPKDRFIVEDDVTRDTVDWGEVNKPISGDVFDALLEKVLNYLDDKEELFVFNGYAGADEDTRLNIRVVNEFAWHNLFVKALFIDPETKEEGLNISPDFTIVSAPSFKADPAVDGTNSETFILVNFEKQIVLIGGTEYAGEMKKSIFSVMNFLLPQNDILSMHCSANVGEKDDVALFFGLSGTGKTTLSADPKRGLIGDDEHGWNEHGVFNIEGGCYAKAIHLSEENEPEIYRAIKFGSVLENVILDDERNPDYNDNSLTENTRAAYPINHIDNAVLPSKAGHAKTIVFLTADAFGVLPPIAKLTKEQAMYHFLSGFTSKLAGTERGVTTPEPVFSTCFGAPFLPLHASVYADKLGELIDKHDVSVYLVNTGWTGGEYGVGERMNLKYTRKMVSDAVEGELKNHEFVTDDVFGLQIPTEIEGVPSEVLNPKDTWEDKAAYDEKANNLIESFKENFKKFGDDVKEIAEKGGF; encoded by the coding sequence ATGTCAAACTCTGTAAATAAAATCGAAGCACTTGTTAAAAAAGATTCAACGAACAATCAATTATCTCGTGCAGAACTCGTTGAAGCCGCTTCAAGAAGAAACGAAGGTAAAGTCGCTAGTAATGGTGCTTTTACTGCTACAACTGGTAAATATACTGGACGAAGCCCAAAAGACCGCTTCATCGTTGAAGATGACGTAACTAGAGATACTGTTGATTGGGGCGAAGTTAACAAACCAATTAGTGGTGACGTATTTGATGCTTTACTTGAAAAAGTATTAAATTACTTAGACGACAAAGAAGAACTCTTCGTCTTTAATGGTTACGCAGGTGCAGACGAAGATACACGCTTAAATATTCGTGTCGTAAACGAATTCGCGTGGCATAACTTATTTGTTAAAGCATTATTCATTGATCCTGAAACAAAAGAAGAAGGTTTAAACATTTCTCCGGACTTCACAATCGTTTCAGCTCCATCATTTAAAGCAGATCCAGCAGTAGATGGAACAAATTCAGAAACATTTATCTTAGTAAACTTTGAAAAACAAATTGTTTTAATCGGTGGAACAGAATACGCAGGGGAAATGAAAAAGTCTATCTTCTCTGTGATGAATTTCTTACTACCACAAAATGATATTTTAAGTATGCACTGTTCAGCAAACGTTGGTGAAAAAGACGACGTTGCACTATTCTTCGGATTATCTGGAACTGGTAAAACAACACTTTCAGCAGATCCAAAACGCGGCCTAATTGGTGACGACGAGCATGGTTGGAATGAACACGGTGTATTTAATATTGAAGGCGGATGCTACGCAAAAGCCATTCATTTATCTGAAGAAAATGAACCTGAAATTTACCGTGCAATTAAGTTTGGCAGTGTATTAGAGAACGTTATTTTAGACGATGAAAGAAACCCTGATTATAATGATAATTCTCTCACAGAAAATACACGTGCTGCATATCCAATTAACCATATTGACAATGCGGTATTACCATCAAAAGCAGGACATGCAAAAACAATCGTTTTCTTAACAGCTGATGCATTCGGAGTACTTCCTCCAATCGCAAAATTAACAAAAGAACAAGCAATGTATCACTTCTTAAGTGGATTTACATCAAAACTTGCAGGTACTGAGCGCGGTGTAACGACTCCTGAGCCTGTATTCTCAACTTGTTTCGGTGCACCATTCTTACCATTACATGCATCAGTATATGCAGACAAACTTGGTGAATTAATCGACAAGCACGATGTGTCAGTATACCTTGTAAACACTGGCTGGACTGGTGGAGAGTACGGTGTTGGGGAACGTATGAACTTAAAATACACACGTAAAATGGTTTCAGATGCGGTTGAAGGCGAGCTTAAAAACCATGAATTCGTTACAGATGATGTATTTGGTCTACAAATTCCAACAGAAATTGAAGGTGTACCAAGCGAAGTATTAAATCCTAAAGATACTTGGGAAGATAAAGCTGCTTATGACGAAAAAGCAAATAACTTAATTGAATCATTTAAAGAAAACTTTAAAAAGTTCGGTGATGACGTAAAAGAAATCGCTGAAAAAGGTGGATTTTAA
- a CDS encoding fluoride efflux transporter FluC has translation MLNFLVILLLAGIGAVVRDYITETFPKSILGTLFVNSIGGFLTGILFQSVMYGSDFFNLMMLGFLGGFTTYSTFTKDQYILLKDKKYSHLLLYTLGTFITALLFFYLGIFVTK, from the coding sequence ATGCTTAACTTTTTAGTCATTCTACTACTCGCTGGAATTGGTGCAGTAGTAAGAGATTACATCACAGAAACATTTCCAAAATCAATACTCGGCACTCTTTTTGTAAATAGTATCGGTGGATTCTTAACTGGTATATTATTTCAAAGTGTTATGTATGGCAGTGACTTTTTTAATTTAATGATGCTCGGTTTTTTAGGCGGATTTACGACGTATTCTACATTCACTAAAGACCAGTACATTCTTTTAAAAGATAAAAAATACAGTCACCTTCTTTTATATACACTTGGAACATTTATAACTGCTCTTTTATTTTTTTACCTTGGAATATTCGTAACAAAATAA
- a CDS encoding gamma carbonic anhydrase family protein, which yields MILKYKEHFPKIHDSTFIADNATIIGDVTIGQHASIWFGTVVRGDIAPVKIGNYTNVQDNSVLHQSPNMPLILEDNVTVGHRVTLHSCTIKHGALIGMDSTILDGAVIGESAFIGAGSLVTGNTQIPPNTLAFGRPARVIRELNENDLKEMKRINETYVNHIPHYKG from the coding sequence ATGATTTTAAAATACAAAGAACACTTTCCAAAAATTCATGATAGCACTTTTATAGCAGATAATGCTACAATTATAGGAGACGTAACGATTGGCCAACACGCGTCAATATGGTTTGGAACCGTTGTACGTGGAGATATTGCACCTGTTAAAATTGGCAATTATACAAATGTGCAGGACAATTCAGTTCTTCACCAATCTCCAAATATGCCACTCATTTTGGAAGACAATGTAACAGTTGGACATAGAGTGACATTACATAGTTGTACAATTAAACATGGTGCTTTAATCGGAATGGACTCAACAATATTAGATGGTGCGGTCATTGGTGAAAGCGCATTTATAGGCGCAGGTTCACTCGTCACTGGAAATACACAAATTCCACCGAACACGTTAGCGTTTGGACGACCAGCAAGAGTTATTAGAGAGTTAAATGAAAACGATTTAAAGGAAATGAAACGTATTAATGAAACATACGTCAATCATATTCCACATTACAAAGGGTAG
- a CDS encoding fluoride efflux transporter FluC, with amino-acid sequence MKYNRYVYVFLGGLLGGLFRVTTIYGISFFDVPFITSTLVINLLGAFLLGIIFNRFKYKENALIFITGCLGAFTTFSSLTLELSSLFERGDFLLSTLYLFVSMTLGLIMFIFGIKIQELRGDRDA; translated from the coding sequence ATGAAGTATAACCGTTATGTCTATGTATTTTTAGGTGGACTACTTGGGGGGTTGTTTAGAGTAACAACAATTTATGGAATTAGTTTTTTTGATGTCCCATTTATAACGTCAACACTCGTTATAAACTTACTCGGTGCTTTTTTACTCGGTATAATTTTTAATCGATTTAAATATAAAGAAAATGCACTTATTTTTATAACAGGTTGTCTTGGTGCATTCACAACATTTTCAAGTTTAACATTAGAACTTTCGTCATTATTTGAACGTGGAGATTTTCTTTTATCCACACTTTACTTATTCGTTTCTATGACACTTGGATTAATAATGTTTATATTCGGTATTAAAATACAAGAATTAAGAGGTGACCGGGATGCTTAA
- a CDS encoding methylated-DNA--[protein]-cysteine S-methyltransferase — translation MEVIKEFPIGRLKIETKNNKIIKIVEVKEPITNTNDELLNRVIRELNEYFIGKRKDFSFSVELTGTEFEKTVLRHLMDVAYGNLTSYSELAENVKSKTYSRAVARVVANNQLLIIVPCHRVVRKDGNIGGFRLGEENKRYLLNLEKKFA, via the coding sequence ATGGAAGTCATTAAAGAGTTTCCGATTGGCCGGTTAAAAATTGAAACAAAAAACAATAAAATTATTAAAATTGTCGAAGTAAAAGAGCCTATAACAAATACAAATGATGAATTATTAAATAGAGTCATCCGAGAGCTAAATGAATATTTTATCGGAAAGAGAAAAGACTTTTCTTTTTCAGTTGAACTTACCGGGACAGAATTTGAAAAGACTGTGTTAAGGCATCTTATGGACGTTGCTTATGGAAACTTGACATCTTATAGTGAACTTGCTGAAAATGTAAAAAGTAAAACGTACAGTAGGGCTGTTGCAAGAGTAGTCGCAAATAATCAGTTACTTATTATCGTCCCATGTCACAGAGTAGTGAGAAAAGACGGTAATATCGGAGGGTTTCGTTTAGGAGAAGAAAATAAACGATATCTTTTAAATTTAGAAAAGAAGTTTGCATAA